From the Cryptomeria japonica chromosome 2, Sugi_1.0, whole genome shotgun sequence genome, one window contains:
- the LOC131037113 gene encoding pathogenesis-related protein 1 yields MVVGSITHQIESPLEAKRLWNAFVKDGHNLMPRQAPEIFSSITLLYGDGGLGTIRQINLTPANKDFSYVKERVEEVDEEKLVYRYSHVEGGLLGKRLASNSYEFKYIPKAGGGCICSYVIHFDTLPGIPPEEGKAKEIKQTSTALFRKIEAYLLANPNLYC; encoded by the exons ATGGTTGTGGGAAGTATTACCCACCAAATCGAGTCTCCATTGGAGGCAAAGAGACTGTGGAATGCCTTTGTGAAGGACGGACATAATCTCATGCCAAGACAAGCACCAGAGATTTTTTCAAGCATCACCTTACTGTATGGCGATGGAGGTTTGGGCACAATCAGGCAAATCAATTTAACTCCCG CCAACAAGGATTTCAGCTATGTGAAGGAGCGAGTAGAGGAAGTGGACGAGGAGAAGCTTGTGTACCGATACAGCCATGTAGAAGGAGGATTGCTGGGAAAGAGATTGGCCTCTAACTCATATGAATTCAAGTACATCCCTAAAGCAGGGGGAGGATGCATTTGCAGTTATGTTATTCATTTCGACACCCTTCCGGGTATTCCTCCGGAGGAAGGCAAAGCGAAGGAGATTAAACAAACGAGCACTGCGTTGTTTAGGAAGATTGAGGCGTATCTCCTGGCTAATCCCAATTTGTACTGTTAA